Part of the Pseudomonas lijiangensis genome is shown below.
ACGTGATGGAGGCGATACTGTGGCACGGTGGCGAAGCCCAGGCCGCACAGCGACAGGTCCTGGCCTTTGATGCCGACCAGCGTGCGGCGCTGTTGGCGTTCCTGAATTCGTTATAAGCATTCCCTTTTCAAGAAGGAGCCGGACAGATGTTCCGACCCAAGTTGTTGTTCACCAGCCTCGCGGCCCTGGCTCTGGGCGCCTGCGCGCCATCGGATCCTCAAGCCGTGACGTCTGCCGCCATTGCCAAACAGGTGATCCTGCCGACCTACAGCCGCTGGGTCGAAGCCGATCGCCAACTGGCCAGCAGCGCAGTTGCCTTCTGCCAGGGCAAGACCGATCTGGAAAGCGCACGCGCCGACTTCCTCAAAGCCCAGAAAACCTGGGCCGAGTTGCAGCCTTTGCTGATCGGGCCACTGGCTGAGGGCAATCGCGCCTGGCAGGTACAGTTCTGGCCGGACAAGAAGAATCTGGTCGGACGTCAGGTCGAGCAACTGGTTAGCGCTCAGCCGCAGATCACTGCCGAAGAACTGTCCAAGGCCAGCGTCGTGGTTCAGGGGCTGTCGGCCTATGAATACATCCTGTTCGATGCCGAGATCGACATGGCCAACGCCGAACAGAAAGCCCGTTACTGCCCGTTGCTGATGGCAATCGGTGAGCGCCAGAAGATCCTGGCCGAAGAAATCCTCAGCCGCTGGAACAGCAACGACGGCATGCTCGCGCAACTGAGCAAGTTCCCCAACACCCGTTACGCCGACTCCCACGAAGCCATTGCCGAAGTGCTGCGCGTACAGGTCACGGCTCTGGACAGCCTGAAGAAAAAACTGGGCACGCCACTGGGTCGCCAGACCAAGGGCCAGCCGCAACCCTTCCAGGCAGACTCCTGGCGCAGCAAGTCCTCGCTGAGCAGCCTTGAAGCCAGCCTGATCAGCGCGCAAACCGTCTGGGCCGGTGTGGATAACAAAGGCCTGCGCAGTTTGTTGCCCGCCGAGCAGAAACCGCTGGCCGACAAGATCGACGCAGCCTACGCTGCCAGCCGCAAACTGCTGTCGGAACTCAAGCCGCCACTGGCCGACCTGCTGGCCAGCGACGCAGGCCGTCAGCAGCTCAACGGTTTTTACGACAGCCTGAACGTGGTTCACCGCCTGCATGAAGGCGAACTGGCCAAGGCTCTGGGTATTCAGTTGGGCTTCAACGCCAACGACGGCGATTGATCGAGAGGTTGTAGATGATGTTGCGACGCCAGGCCCTGGCCCTTGGCAGCCTGTTGCTCAGCGCTTGTACGCTGGGCGGCTGGACGCTGTTTCGGCAAAAAGGCACAAGCCCCCTGCTGCTTTCCGCTCGCGACGACAGCGACGCAAGGCACTACGCCGTGGGTTACCGGCTCGACGGCACGCAGGTGTTCGCGACCCGGGTTGCGCAGCGCTGCCATGACATCATCAATCACCCGTCCTTACCGCTGGCGGTATTCATCGCCCGCAGGCCTGGCACCGAAAGCTACCTGATCGACCTGCGCGACGGTCGCCTGCTGCAAACCATCACCTCGCAACCGAACCGGCACTTCTACGGCCATGCCGTGATTCATGCCGATGGCGAATGGCTGTACGCCACGGAAAACGACACCACCGATCCGGGACGTGGCCTGCTGGGTGTTTATCGCTTTGTCGATGAGCGGCTGGTGCATTCGGCGGAAATCCCCACTCACGGCATCGGCCCGCATCAGGTGTCCTGGATGCCGGACGGCGAAACCCTGGCAGTCGCCAATGGCGGCATTCGCACCGAGGCCGAAAGCCGGGTCGAGATGAACCTGCATGCCATGGAGCCCAGTCTGGTGCTGATGCGGCGCGACGGTACACTGCTGAGCAAGGAAACCCTTTCCCAGCAGATGAACAGCGTGCGCCACATGGGCATTGCCAGCGACGGCACCATCGTCGCCGGGCAGCAATTCATGGGGGATGCCCATGAGTCTGCCGAGCTATTGGCAATCAAGCGTCCAGGCCAGCCCTTCCAGGCCTTTCCGGTGGCGGAAGAACAACTGCGGGCGATGGGTCACTACACCGCCAGCGTCGCGGTGCACAGCGACCTGCGACTGGTTGCCCTGACCGCCCCGCGTGGCAACCGGTTCTTTATCTGGGATCTGGACAGCGGTGCCTTGAAACTCGACGCACCACTGCCTGACTGCGCAGGTGTAGGTGCGGTTGCCGATGGCTTTGTGGTGACCTCGGGTCAGGGCCGCTGCCGCCTCTACGATTGCCGCAAGCCCGAACTGGTGGCCAAGCCTCTGGATCTTCCGGCCGGACTCTGGGATAACCATTTGCATCTGGTGTAACTGCTTTCCGCGATAAATAGAGAAATGTCCTACACGCTGCCGGTTTGCAATATCCAGCACTGGAGCTAGCCTGCTTCTCAGGTTAAATATCTCCAAAGGAAGTGCAGTATGGTGCGTCGGCGCATGCTGATCATGCTGGGCTTTGTTTTGCTTGTAGTGCTTTTGCTCGCGGGCTACAAAGCATTTTCAATCTATCAACAGATTCAGCAATTCAGCGCCCCCAAACCACCGGTCAGCGTGGCCGTGGCCACTGCCAGCGAACAACCGTGGCAAAACCTTCTTCCCGCCATTGGCACCCTCAAGGCCCTGCAGGGCGTCGACCTGAGTCTGGAAATCGCCGGCACGGTGAAGGCCGTGCAGTTCGAGTCAGGGCAAAAGGTGCGCCTAGGTCAGCCCTTGCTGCAACTGGACAGCGATGTCGAAAAAGGCCTGCTGGGCACCGCCGAGGCGGATCTGGGGCTGGCTCAGGTGGAATACGGTCGTGGCAGCAGGCTGGTGGGTGATCAGGCCATCTCCCGAGGGGATTTCGACAGGCTCGCCGCACAACAGAAAAAAGCCGCTGCCTCCGTTGCCCAACTCAAAGCGTCACTGGCCAAGAAACAGATCCTCGCACCGTTCAGCGGCACCATCGGCATTCGTCAGGTGGATGTGGGCGACTATCTGGCCAGCGGAACAGTGATCGCAACCCTGCAGGATCTGAGCAGCCTCTATGTGGACTTCTACGTCCCGGAGCAGGCCGTGCCGAAGATCGCCATCGACCAGACGGTCCGGCTCAGTGTCGCGGCCTACCCGGATCAGCAATTCGAAGCCAGGGTCAGCGCCATCAACCCCAGGGTCGATGACACCACCCGCAACGTGCTGATTCGCGCCACCCTGCCCAACCCGGAGGGCCGGCTGCTGCCGGGGATGTTCGCCAATCTGCAGGTCGTGCTGCCGAGTGCTCCAAACCAGATCGTGGTGCCGGAAAGTGCGATCACCTACACCCTTTATGGCAATTCGGTATTTGTCGTGGTGCCCAAGAAAAACGAAAAGGGCGAACCGGAACCCGACGCGGCTGGCCAGCCACAACTGGCCGTCGAACGGCGCTTTGTCGTAACCGGCGAGCACCGCGCGGGGATGGTGGTCATTGCCAAAGGGCTCAAGGCTGGCGATCAGGTTGTCAGTGGCGGTCAACTCAAGCTCGACAACGGAACCCATGTGGCCATCAGCGCCGACAAGACCTTGTCCGCCGATCCGAACAGCCAGCCCCAGGCTGACTGATCAAGGAATTACTCATGGCATTTACCGATCCGTTCATTCGCCGCCCGGTACTGGCGACCGTGGTCAGCCTGCTGATCGTGCTGCTGGGCTTCCAGGCGTTCAGCAAACTGACCATCCGCCAGTATCCGCAGATGGAAAACGCCATGATCACCGTGACCACGGCGTATCCCGGCGCCAATGCCGAAACCATTCAGGGCTATATCACCCAGCCACTGCAACAGAGTCTGGCCAGTGCCGAAGGCATCGATTACATGACCTCGGTCAGCCGCCAGAACTTCTCGGTGATCACGATCTATGCCCGTATCGGCGCCGACAGCGATCGCCTGTTCACCGAGCTGCTGGCCAAGGCCAACGAGGTCAAGAACAAGCTGCCCCAGGATGCCGAAGACCCGGTATTGAGCAAGGAAGCCGCCAACGCTTCGGCGCTGATGTACATCAGCTTCTACAGCTCGGAACTGAGCAATCCGCAGATCACCGACTACCTGTCACGGGTCATCCAGCCCAAGCTGGCCACCTTGCCCGGCATGGCCGAAGCGGAAATCCTCGGCAATCAGGTCTTCGCCATGCGCCTGTGGCTGGACCCGGTAAAACTGGCCGGTTTCGGCCTGACCGCAGCCGATGTCACCGATGCAGTGCGCCGCTATAACTTCCTGTCGGCAGCCGGTGAGGTCAAGGGCGAATACGTGGTCACCAGTATCAACGCCACCACCGATCTCAAGTCCGCCGAAGCCTTTGCCGCGATCCCGCTCAAGACCGATGGCGACAGTCGGGTGCTGCTGAGAGATGTGGCGCGGGTGGAGATGGGCGCAGAGAGCTACAACGCCGTCAGTTCGTTCGATGGCATACCTTCGGTCTATATCGGCATCAAAGGCACACCCAGCTCCAACCCGCTGGATGTAATCAAGGAAGTGCGGCGCATCATGCCGGAGCTGGAAAGCCAGTTGCCGCCCAGCCTGAAGGTGTCCATTGCCTATGACGCGACGCTGTTCATTCAGGCTTCGATTCACGAAGTCGTGAAAACCCTGATCGAAGCGGTCCTGATAGTCGTGGTGATCGTGTTCCTGTTCCTCGGTGCCTTGCGTTCGGTACTGATTCCGGTCATCACCATTCCGCTGTCGATGATCGGCGTGCTGTTCTTCATGCAACTGATGGGCTACTCGATCAACCTGCTGACCTTGCTGGCAATGGTGCTGGCCATCGGGCTGGTGGTGGATGATGCGATTGTGGTGGTGGAGAACATTCATCGGCATATCGAAGAAGGCAAGACGCCGTTCGACGCAGCCATCGAAGGCGCCCGGGAAATTGCCATGCCGGTGGTGTCGATGACCATCACTCTGGCGGCGGTGTATGCGCCTATCGGCTTTCTGGAAGGGCTGACCGGTGCGCTGTTCAAGGAGTTTGCCCTGACCCTGGCTGGCGCGGTCGTGATTTCGGGCATTGTGGCCCTGACCCTGTCGCCCATGATGTGCGCCTTGCTGCTGCGCCACGATGAAAATGCCAGCGGTCTGGCCCACAGGCTCGACCAGCTTTTCGAGCGTCTGAAAGTGCGCTACCGGCGTCTGTTGCACGGCACCCTCGACACTCGCCCGGTGGTGCTGGTATTCGCCTTGCTTGTGCTGTGCCTGATTCCGATGCTGCTCAAGTTCACCCAGTCGAATCTGGCACCGGACGAAGATCAGGGCATCATTTTCATGATGGCGACCTCGCCTCAGCCCACCAACCTGGATTACATCAACGCCTACACCGATGAGTTCGTGGAGATATTCCGGGAGTTTCCCGAGTATTACTCGTCGTTCCAGATCAACGGTTTCAATGGTGTGCAGACTGGCGTGGGTGGTTTCCTGCTCAAGCCATGGGACGAACGCAGCCGTACCCAGATGGAAATCCTGCCGGAAGTACAGGCCCGGCTGGCGCAGATTCCCGGCCTGCAGATTTTCGGGTTCAATCTTCCCTCGTTACCCGGCACCGGTGAAGGCCTGCCGTTCCAGTTCGTCATCAATACGCCAAACGATTATGCCGCCCTGCTGGAAGTCGCCGAGCGGGTGAAGAAACGCGCCGTGGAATCCGGAAAGTTCGCGTTCATGGATATCGATCTGGCGTTCGACAAGCCTGAGGTTGTCGTCGATATCGACCGGGCCAAGGCTGCCCAGATGGGCGTGTCCATGCAGGATCTGGGCGGCACGCTGGCGACCCTGCTGGCGGAGGCGGAAATCAACCGTTTCACGATCGAAGGCCGCAGTTACAAGGTCATTGCCCAGGTCGAGCGGGCTTATCGGGATAATCCGGGCTGGCTGAACAACTATTACGTGAAGAACAGCGAAGGCAAGCTGCTGGCGCTCTCCACGCTGATCACGGTCAGCGACAGGGCAAGACCTCGTCAGCTCAACCAGTTCCAGCAACTCAACTCGGCAATCATCCAGGGCTTTCCCATTGTCAGCATGGGCGAGGCCATCGAGACGGTTCGCCAGATCGCCAGCGAAGAAGCACCGGCAGGCTTCGCGTATGACTATGCGGGCGCTTCACGCCAGTACGTCCAGGAAGGCAGCGCCCTGTGGGTAACCTTTGCCCTGGCGCTGGCGATCATCTTCCTGGTGCTGGCAGCCCAGTTCGAGAGCTTTCGAGACCCGCTGGTGATTCTGGTCACGGTGCCGCTGTCGATCTGCGGGGCGCTGATCCCGCTGTTTCTCGGGCTGTCGAGCATGAATATCTACACTCAGGTCGGGCTGGTGACGCTGATCGGCCTGATCAGCAAGCACGGCATCCTGATCGTCGAATTCGCCAATCAGCTACGCCACGATAAAGGACTGTCGGCACGGGAAGCGGTGGAGGAAGCGGCAGCGATTCGTCTGCGCCCGGTGCTGATGACCACGGCAGCCATGGTATTCGGCATGGTGCCCTTGATTCTCGCGACAGGCGCAGGAGCGGTAAGCCGCTTCGATATAGGAATCGTGATTGCCACAGGCATGTCGGTGGGAACCCTGTTTACCCTGTTCGTGCTGCCCTGCGTGTATACGGTGCTGGCTGCCAAGGACAAACCGGTTGGTGCTGCGCGCTCAGTGCCTGCAAATTAAAGGCTGAAAAGCGGAAAGCCCCTTAAAGGGGCTCTGGGGAGTTGAAGTCTATTTCAACCTTTTGGACCGGCCCCCTGGGCCAGGCTGTACATCAATAGCAATAAATCATGATCCGGCTTTACGGCTGCCACGCTTTTCAATGCACGCGGCAACGGGCAGTGCCCTTCACCGTTCTGAACACTGAGAATCTTGGTCGATGGCTGCTCCCAGGCTGCCACGGCAACAGTTGCCGTTGCCAGCGCACCTACGACAAACAAACCTCTAGCCATTTCAAGTTTCATCACTCCAGACCCTTGATAGTGCTGCCAAACACCGAATGGTAAAAATAGACGAGCTTTTGCCAGTCTGCTGTCTCGAATGACGAATGGCGTCGAAACTGTTTCATATCATGCTGGGCAGCACCCTGGGCGGTGAAGCGACGGCGGGCCTTTTCCAGGTCCAGCAGCGCAACTTCCACTTCGGCCTGCGGGCCCTCGCCGCTCACGCGCACGAATACATGCTTGCTGTAGAGGCAACTGTGTTGCCAGCGCGCCCTGTGCATCCGCGCCAGGGTCGTGCCTATTTCCTTGAGCAGTCGCTCATGCAGCAACTCGCCGCAACGCTCGCGACCACCATTGGCATACCACTGGTCGAGGTCCTCGAAACCGTCCAGCGCAGCCGTGACCAGCAAGGCACGCCACTCGTTGTTCTGATCACGCTCGGCGCCGCAGAACACTATTTCAGGGACGCCAACGTTGACCTGCCGCAGGCCTTCGATTGCATCACGCTCACGCAGGACTGTCGGACGACCCAACGGATACATCAAACTGCGATAGGTATGGCCTGTCTGGCGTTTGCTGTAAAGCATCGGGCCTTCGCCGCCATAAATCCGCTGAACACCGCTTTCACCACCACGACGAACATTGGGTTCTTCCACCCATTCACCGCGCATGTTCCAGAAGTGGCCGAAGCGGCTCTCTTTTTTGGAGACTCGCATCGTTTTCCCTAAAGTCTGAACATTCATCCCGTACTACCTTTTACGCAGTAAATAGACTCGCCACATGGCGTAAAACGGTAAGAAATCCAGGCGTTCCTGAATCCGGAAACCCGCCGTCTCGAATTCGGCTTCGACAGTTTCAACCGGTAACACAAAACGATTCTGGTAACTTTCAGCCCCACTTTTGCGCTGTCGATGCAGCTCAAGGCGCTTGCGTTTCCAGGCTTTGAAATTGCCATCAACCCACAAGGAAACAATCACACTGTCACGAGTGACACGCTGAAACTCCCGCAATAGAGACATTCTATGCTCGGCCTGCCCAACATGGTGCAGCAGCCGCATGCAGAAGATGCTGTCCACGGCGTTTTCGGGCAGATCGATTGCAAAGGCAGATGTCTGCAAAGGTTGTACCCTTTTCACGACATGCCCAGGCTGAGACTCCAGAGCGGTGTTGAGCATGTCGGCAGAATTGTCGGCCCCGATGATCGAGCGGTTGGTCTTTTCGGCCAGCAAAGGCCAGAAACGACCAGCGCCACAAGGCAGATCAAGTACAAGCCCGGGGTCTCCCGCCAGATGCAGGGCCTTTCTGGCCAGTTGCTCATCCCGATAGTGAGACAGCCTGCGTGACAGTCCGTGCTGATGTTTTTCCAGATACTCCCGTGCATGATCCTTGTTGTACTTGCGCGAGAACTTGAGCTCGATGCGCTTGTTCATGGGGAGGCATCTCATGATTCTTGTCGAGGCCAGCCTAATGGGTAGCCTGTCATCATCAAGTCATGCAGATGTGAAAAAAATGTTCTCTGGGAGCAGAGAACATTTCAAGATATTACAACCAGCATTTATCCATCAGGACTTGGTCACCAGGCTCACCTTGAACCGGCAGCCATGGGGCTCCATGGGCGTAAGCCCCACACTCCAGCCCTGATTCGCACAGATCCGCTGCACCAGAGACAGCCCCAGTCCAAGACCTTCGCCGCGCTGTTCATTGCCTCGCACAAAAGGCTCGAACATGGCTTCGCGTTTTTCTTCGGGAATACCGACACCACTGTCTTCCACGATGAAACCGTCTTCCAGCAAGGTCAGGGCGATAAAGCCATGGTCGGTGTAATGCAGCGCATTGCGCAGCAGGTTACCCATCACCGCATGCAGAAAGGTGGCGTTGTAACGCACTTCGGTGGTCTGGTCGGTTTCTGGCGGGTTGTAGATCAGTTGCAGGCCTTTGCCTTCGATCGGTCCACGCCACAAGGCGACCAGTTGCTCGGCAACGGCACCAAGAGTGGCGCGTGGCGTCATGGCCGGGTCCTCGCGCTGGGTGCGAGCCAGCATCAGGAAGGTCTGCACCAAGTCGCGCATTTCTTCACAGGCCCTGGCAATACGCTCCACCTGTCTTCTGGCCCGCTGGTCGAGGGCCGGGTTTTCCAGCAGCAATTCACAGGAGCTGGCGAGCACCATCAAAGGCGTGCGCAGTTCATGGCTCACATCGCTGGTAAACATCCGCTCCCGTATCAGCGCCTGCCTGAGGCGGCCGAGGGTGGCATCGAAAGCCACGGCCAGCTCACCGACTTCGTCGGCGGCATAGTCGGGAGCCAGTGGCGGGGCCAGTCCCAATAGCTGGTCACGATGGCGAACCTGACGGGCCAGACGCACCACAGGGGCCATGACGCGACGGGCCAGCACCCAGCCCAGAAATACGGCCAGCGCCAGCGCCAGGACGAACCCCACCAGCACGACAGCAAACAGGATACGCTCGCGCTCTTCGAAATCGCTCTGGTCCTGCAGCAAGGCGTAATGCCTGCCGTCTACCACCTCGATCATGGCGTGGTAGGACAAGGGACCACGAAACACCTCATGAAAACCCGGCTCCAGATGGCGCAGGTCCTTGGGCAGGTCGAAATCCCCGGGACCGTTGCTGAAGTAGAACAGTTGGTCCGGCTTGGGGCGATGGCTCCAGTCGCTGACGCTGTCCATCAGCATCAGGCGATTGAGATCCCCTCCAAGCCCCGCGGAAATCAGTTTTTCCTCAACCAGGTGAACCGTGGAAATGATCCCCACGGCGAAGGATCCGGCGACCAGCGCACTCATCAGGGCAAATGCGATGATGATCCGCTGGGCAAGGCTCTGTTTAAACTCCATCCTTGCCCTCGGCCAGACGATAGCCGACACCATGTACGGTTTGCAGCAGCGGTTTGGGGAAAGGTTTGTCGATCACCTGGCGCAACTGATGCACATGGCTGCGCAAGCTGTCGCTGTCCGGGCAGTCGTCGCCCCACAGGGCTTCTTCAAGTACCTCGCGACGCAGCACATGAGGACTCTTCTGCATCAGGACCGCCAGAAGCTTCAGGCCTACCGGGTTGAGCTTGAGCATGCGGCCATCACGTGTGACTTCCAGCGTATCGAGGTCATAGACCAGATCCGCGACCTGCAAAGTGCGCCGCCCTCCTCCCTGGGCACGACGCAGCACCGCCTCGATACGCGCCGCCAGCTCGGAAAGCGCGAAAGGTTTGAGCAGGTAGTCGTCGGCACCGGAGCGGAAGCCCTGCAAGCGGTCATCCAGTTGATCCCGCGCAGTGAGCATGATCACAGGGGTGTCACGCCGCGCATCTTCGCGCAGGCGTTTGCACAAGGTATAGCCATCGATGCCGGGCAGCATGATGTCGAGCACGATCAGGTCATAGTGTTCGGTCGCGGCCAGATGCAATCCAGAGAGGCCATCCTGCGCGCAGTCGACGGTATAGCCTTTCATACCCAGATAATCGGCAAGGTTCGCCAGGATGTCGCGGTTATCTTCGACCAGAAGAATTCGCATGGTAGGCACTCTCATATGCAATTTGGGCTGGCGCAGCTTAAGGCGAAGTCAGTCTCAGGGCCAGTACCACATGGCTTTACGTTTTTTTCACTTTATGTGGCAGAAACTGCCGCGTCCCCCGTTACAGCCGTCGGGGCCTTTGCAATTGAACTGGATTCGCCATGTCGACACCCGCAACCCTGCCACACTCTCGCCCGCTCAATCTCTGGATCTATCTGGGTATTCCCTTTGCAACTGCCCTGATTCTCATGCTG
Proteins encoded:
- a CDS encoding imelysin family protein, translated to MFRPKLLFTSLAALALGACAPSDPQAVTSAAIAKQVILPTYSRWVEADRQLASSAVAFCQGKTDLESARADFLKAQKTWAELQPLLIGPLAEGNRAWQVQFWPDKKNLVGRQVEQLVSAQPQITAEELSKASVVVQGLSAYEYILFDAEIDMANAEQKARYCPLLMAIGERQKILAEEILSRWNSNDGMLAQLSKFPNTRYADSHEAIAEVLRVQVTALDSLKKKLGTPLGRQTKGQPQPFQADSWRSKSSLSSLEASLISAQTVWAGVDNKGLRSLLPAEQKPLADKIDAAYAASRKLLSELKPPLADLLASDAGRQQLNGFYDSLNVVHRLHEGELAKALGIQLGFNANDGD
- a CDS encoding DUF1513 domain-containing protein gives rise to the protein MLRRQALALGSLLLSACTLGGWTLFRQKGTSPLLLSARDDSDARHYAVGYRLDGTQVFATRVAQRCHDIINHPSLPLAVFIARRPGTESYLIDLRDGRLLQTITSQPNRHFYGHAVIHADGEWLYATENDTTDPGRGLLGVYRFVDERLVHSAEIPTHGIGPHQVSWMPDGETLAVANGGIRTEAESRVEMNLHAMEPSLVLMRRDGTLLSKETLSQQMNSVRHMGIASDGTIVAGQQFMGDAHESAELLAIKRPGQPFQAFPVAEEQLRAMGHYTASVAVHSDLRLVALTAPRGNRFFIWDLDSGALKLDAPLPDCAGVGAVADGFVVTSGQGRCRLYDCRKPELVAKPLDLPAGLWDNHLHLV
- a CDS encoding efflux RND transporter periplasmic adaptor subunit, with protein sequence MVRRRMLIMLGFVLLVVLLLAGYKAFSIYQQIQQFSAPKPPVSVAVATASEQPWQNLLPAIGTLKALQGVDLSLEIAGTVKAVQFESGQKVRLGQPLLQLDSDVEKGLLGTAEADLGLAQVEYGRGSRLVGDQAISRGDFDRLAAQQKKAAASVAQLKASLAKKQILAPFSGTIGIRQVDVGDYLASGTVIATLQDLSSLYVDFYVPEQAVPKIAIDQTVRLSVAAYPDQQFEARVSAINPRVDDTTRNVLIRATLPNPEGRLLPGMFANLQVVLPSAPNQIVVPESAITYTLYGNSVFVVVPKKNEKGEPEPDAAGQPQLAVERRFVVTGEHRAGMVVIAKGLKAGDQVVSGGQLKLDNGTHVAISADKTLSADPNSQPQAD
- a CDS encoding multidrug efflux RND transporter permease subunit, whose protein sequence is MAFTDPFIRRPVLATVVSLLIVLLGFQAFSKLTIRQYPQMENAMITVTTAYPGANAETIQGYITQPLQQSLASAEGIDYMTSVSRQNFSVITIYARIGADSDRLFTELLAKANEVKNKLPQDAEDPVLSKEAANASALMYISFYSSELSNPQITDYLSRVIQPKLATLPGMAEAEILGNQVFAMRLWLDPVKLAGFGLTAADVTDAVRRYNFLSAAGEVKGEYVVTSINATTDLKSAEAFAAIPLKTDGDSRVLLRDVARVEMGAESYNAVSSFDGIPSVYIGIKGTPSSNPLDVIKEVRRIMPELESQLPPSLKVSIAYDATLFIQASIHEVVKTLIEAVLIVVVIVFLFLGALRSVLIPVITIPLSMIGVLFFMQLMGYSINLLTLLAMVLAIGLVVDDAIVVVENIHRHIEEGKTPFDAAIEGAREIAMPVVSMTITLAAVYAPIGFLEGLTGALFKEFALTLAGAVVISGIVALTLSPMMCALLLRHDENASGLAHRLDQLFERLKVRYRRLLHGTLDTRPVVLVFALLVLCLIPMLLKFTQSNLAPDEDQGIIFMMATSPQPTNLDYINAYTDEFVEIFREFPEYYSSFQINGFNGVQTGVGGFLLKPWDERSRTQMEILPEVQARLAQIPGLQIFGFNLPSLPGTGEGLPFQFVINTPNDYAALLEVAERVKKRAVESGKFAFMDIDLAFDKPEVVVDIDRAKAAQMGVSMQDLGGTLATLLAEAEINRFTIEGRSYKVIAQVERAYRDNPGWLNNYYVKNSEGKLLALSTLITVSDRARPRQLNQFQQLNSAIIQGFPIVSMGEAIETVRQIASEEAPAGFAYDYAGASRQYVQEGSALWVTFALALAIIFLVLAAQFESFRDPLVILVTVPLSICGALIPLFLGLSSMNIYTQVGLVTLIGLISKHGILIVEFANQLRHDKGLSAREAVEEAAAIRLRPVLMTTAAMVFGMVPLILATGAGAVSRFDIGIVIATGMSVGTLFTLFVLPCVYTVLAAKDKPVGAARSVPAN
- a CDS encoding lipopolysaccharide kinase InaA family protein — its product is MNVQTLGKTMRVSKKESRFGHFWNMRGEWVEEPNVRRGGESGVQRIYGGEGPMLYSKRQTGHTYRSLMYPLGRPTVLRERDAIEGLRQVNVGVPEIVFCGAERDQNNEWRALLVTAALDGFEDLDQWYANGGRERCGELLHERLLKEIGTTLARMHRARWQHSCLYSKHVFVRVSGEGPQAEVEVALLDLEKARRRFTAQGAAQHDMKQFRRHSSFETADWQKLVYFYHSVFGSTIKGLE
- a CDS encoding class I SAM-dependent methyltransferase yields the protein MNKRIELKFSRKYNKDHAREYLEKHQHGLSRRLSHYRDEQLARKALHLAGDPGLVLDLPCGAGRFWPLLAEKTNRSIIGADNSADMLNTALESQPGHVVKRVQPLQTSAFAIDLPENAVDSIFCMRLLHHVGQAEHRMSLLREFQRVTRDSVIVSLWVDGNFKAWKRKRLELHRQRKSGAESYQNRFVLPVETVEAEFETAGFRIQERLDFLPFYAMWRVYLLRKR
- a CDS encoding sensor histidine kinase — its product is MEFKQSLAQRIIIAFALMSALVAGSFAVGIISTVHLVEEKLISAGLGGDLNRLMLMDSVSDWSHRPKPDQLFYFSNGPGDFDLPKDLRHLEPGFHEVFRGPLSYHAMIEVVDGRHYALLQDQSDFEERERILFAVVLVGFVLALALAVFLGWVLARRVMAPVVRLARQVRHRDQLLGLAPPLAPDYAADEVGELAVAFDATLGRLRQALIRERMFTSDVSHELRTPLMVLASSCELLLENPALDQRARRQVERIARACEEMRDLVQTFLMLARTQREDPAMTPRATLGAVAEQLVALWRGPIEGKGLQLIYNPPETDQTTEVRYNATFLHAVMGNLLRNALHYTDHGFIALTLLEDGFIVEDSGVGIPEEKREAMFEPFVRGNEQRGEGLGLGLSLVQRICANQGWSVGLTPMEPHGCRFKVSLVTKS
- the colR gene encoding two-component system response regulator ColR, encoding MRILLVEDNRDILANLADYLGMKGYTVDCAQDGLSGLHLAATEHYDLIVLDIMLPGIDGYTLCKRLREDARRDTPVIMLTARDQLDDRLQGFRSGADDYLLKPFALSELAARIEAVLRRAQGGGRRTLQVADLVYDLDTLEVTRDGRMLKLNPVGLKLLAVLMQKSPHVLRREVLEEALWGDDCPDSDSLRSHVHQLRQVIDKPFPKPLLQTVHGVGYRLAEGKDGV